The Kluyvera intermedia genome window below encodes:
- a CDS encoding type 2 GTP cyclohydrolase I, giving the protein MKNTELEQLINEKLNSAAFSDYAPNGLQVEGRDTVQKIVTGVTASQALIDEAVRQQADAVIVHHGYFWKGESPIIRGMKRNRLKALLENDINLYGWHLPLDAHPELGNNAQLAQLLGINVQGEIEALVPWGELSMPVSGLELASWIEARLGRKPLWSGDTGPDKVQRVAWCTGGGQGFIDSAARFGVDAFITGEVSEQTIHSAREQGLHFYAAGHHATERGGIRALSEWLNETTDLDVTFIDIPNPA; this is encoded by the coding sequence ATGAAAAATACTGAGCTAGAACAACTGATTAATGAAAAACTCAACAGCGCCGCCTTTAGCGATTACGCGCCTAACGGCCTGCAAGTTGAAGGACGCGACACGGTGCAAAAAATTGTCACTGGCGTCACCGCCAGCCAGGCACTGATTGACGAAGCCGTTCGCCAGCAGGCTGATGCGGTGATCGTGCATCATGGTTACTTCTGGAAAGGCGAATCACCGATTATTCGCGGCATGAAGCGCAATCGTCTGAAGGCGTTGCTGGAAAATGACATCAACCTCTACGGCTGGCATTTACCGCTGGATGCGCATCCTGAACTGGGGAACAACGCTCAGTTAGCGCAACTGCTGGGAATTAATGTTCAGGGGGAGATTGAGGCGCTGGTGCCATGGGGCGAGCTGTCGATGCCGGTTTCTGGCCTTGAGCTGGCATCATGGATTGAAGCGCGTCTGGGGCGTAAACCGCTGTGGAGTGGTGATACCGGGCCGGATAAAGTACAGCGTGTGGCCTGGTGTACCGGTGGCGGTCAGGGCTTTATCGATAGCGCGGCGCGTTTTGGCGTTGATGCCTTTATTACCGGTGAAGTCTCTGAGCAGACCATCCATTCTGCCCGCGAGCAGGGGCTTCATTTTTACGCGGCGGGGCATCATGCCACCGAACGCGGCGGTATTCGTGCATTGAGCGAGTGGCTTAATGAAACCACTGACCTGGATGTCACTTTTATTGATATCCCCAACCCGGCCTGA
- the dtpD gene encoding dipeptide permease DtpD, whose translation MNKSQSQPKAIYYVVALQIWEYFSFYGMRALLILYLTNQLKYNDTHAYELFSAYCSLVYVTPILGGYLADKVLGNRVAVMIGALLMVVGHMVLGASEVAPMFLYLSLAIIVCGYGLFKSNVSCLLGELYEPTDPRRDGGFSLMYAAGNVGSIIAPIACGFAQEQYSWAMGFTLAAVGMLAGLVIFISGRRHFAHTRGVNKEVLCAKKFLLPNWGWLLVLLVVAPLFMTVLFWQEWSVYALIVASIIGLVVLARIYRRAQTSDQRKDLRLIMVLTFFSLLFWAFAQQGGSSISLYIDRFVNRNVLGYEVPTAMFQSVNAFAVMLCGVVLAWLIKEQVTRNRDLRVWGKYALGLGLMSAGFCILTLSARWSATYGHSSMPLMLLGLSVMGFAELFIDPVAMSQITRIQIPGVTGVLTGIYMLLSGAVANYVAGLIADQTSQASFDAAGAVDYSINAYIDVFSQITWGSVACVGAVLAIWLYHSFKIRSRRLAAEV comes from the coding sequence ATGAATAAATCACAATCTCAGCCAAAGGCGATTTACTACGTCGTGGCTCTGCAAATTTGGGAATACTTCAGTTTCTACGGCATGCGTGCGCTGCTGATTTTGTATCTCACTAATCAACTGAAATATAACGATACCCACGCTTACGAGCTGTTCAGCGCCTACTGTTCTCTGGTGTATGTAACGCCTATTCTTGGCGGCTACCTGGCGGATAAAGTCCTCGGTAACCGCGTGGCGGTAATGATTGGCGCGTTGCTTATGGTCGTCGGCCATATGGTGCTCGGCGCCAGTGAAGTGGCCCCAATGTTCCTTTACCTGTCGCTGGCGATTATTGTTTGCGGTTATGGGCTGTTTAAATCAAACGTTAGCTGCCTGTTGGGTGAACTGTACGAACCGACGGACCCGCGTCGCGACGGCGGCTTCTCATTGATGTACGCGGCGGGTAACGTGGGTTCCATCATTGCCCCAATTGCCTGTGGTTTCGCCCAGGAACAGTATAGCTGGGCGATGGGCTTTACCCTGGCAGCCGTGGGGATGCTGGCCGGTCTGGTGATTTTCATCAGCGGTCGTCGCCACTTTGCCCACACCCGTGGCGTGAATAAAGAAGTCCTGTGCGCGAAAAAATTCCTGCTACCTAACTGGGGCTGGCTGCTGGTGCTGCTGGTTGTCGCGCCGCTGTTTATGACCGTGCTGTTCTGGCAAGAATGGTCAGTGTATGCCCTGATTGTGGCGTCGATTATTGGCCTGGTGGTACTGGCAAGAATTTATCGCCGTGCCCAGACAAGCGACCAGCGCAAAGACTTGCGTCTGATTATGGTGCTGACTTTCTTTAGTCTGCTGTTCTGGGCATTCGCGCAGCAGGGCGGGAGTTCAATCAGCCTGTACATCGACCGTTTCGTTAACCGTAATGTACTAGGCTATGAAGTGCCTACCGCCATGTTCCAGTCGGTCAACGCCTTTGCCGTTATGCTGTGCGGCGTGGTGCTGGCGTGGCTGATTAAAGAGCAAGTGACCCGCAACCGTGACCTACGCGTGTGGGGTAAATATGCGTTGGGTCTGGGATTGATGAGTGCGGGCTTCTGTATCCTGACGCTGAGTGCGCGCTGGTCTGCGACCTACGGTCACTCGTCGATGCCGCTGATGCTGCTGGGGCTGTCGGTGATGGGCTTTGCTGAGCTGTTTATCGACCCGGTTGCCATGTCACAAATTACCCGTATTCAGATCCCGGGCGTGACCGGGGTGCTGACCGGTATCTATATGCTGCTCTCGGGCGCGGTGGCGAACTACGTGGCGGGACTGATTGCCGATCAAACCTCACAGGCCTCGTTCGATGCAGCGGGCGCGGTTGATTACTCAATCAACGCCTATATTGATGTGTTTAGCCAAATAACCTGGGGTTCGGTCGCCTGCGTCGGCGCGGTGCTGGCTATCTGGCTGTATCATTCGTTCAAAATCCGCAGCCGTCGCCTGGCGGCAGAAGTTTAA